In Ovis canadensis isolate MfBH-ARS-UI-01 breed Bighorn chromosome 3, ARS-UI_OviCan_v2, whole genome shotgun sequence, one DNA window encodes the following:
- the TXN2 gene encoding thioredoxin, mitochondrial: MAQRLLLRRFLTSIISGKPSQSRWAPVASRALQTPQYSPGYLTVAPSQARSIYTTRVCSTTFNIQDGPDFQDRVVNSETPVVVDFHAQWCGPCKILGPRLEKVVAKQHGKVVMAKVDIDDHTDLALEYEVSAVPTVLAMKNGDVVDKFVGIKDEDQLEAFLKKLIG; the protein is encoded by the exons ATGGCTCAGCGACTTCTTCTGAGGAGGTTCCTGACCTCCATAatctctgggaagccctctcagaGTCGGTGGGCACCCGTTGCCTCCAGGGCCCTGCAGACCCCACAGTACAGTCCTGGTTACCTGACAGTAGCACCCAGCCAAGCCCGGTCTATATACACCACCAGAGTCTGTTCAACAACCTTTAACATCCAAGATGGACCTGACTTTCAAGACCGAGTTGTCAATAGTGAGACACCAGTGGTTGTGGATTTCCATGCACA GTGGTGTGGTCCCTGCAAGATCCTGGGGCCCCGGTTAGAGAAGGTGGTGGCCAAGCAGCATGGAAAGGTGGTGATGGCCAAAGTGGATATCGATGACCACACAGACCTCGCCCTAGAGTATGAG GTGTCAGCTGTGCCCACCGTACTGGCCATGAAGAATGGAGACGTGGTGGACAAGTTTGTGGGGATCAAAGATGAAGACCAGCTAGAGGCCTTCCTGAAGAAACTGATTGGCTGA